One window from the genome of Halomicrobium zhouii encodes:
- the nosZ gene encoding TAT-dependent nitrous-oxide reductase produces the protein MTANTDDSIAEHEQELDALRGERDGDEAGEGTSLELPRLSVDRRDFMKAAGALGAVSASAGCLGVLDGGDGGAGGQGTGTGGKGEHHVGPGELDQYYGILSGGHSGEIRILGIPSMRELMRVPVFNEESATGYGHDNRTSEMLANEGGDYRWGDTHHPRVSQTDNDYDGRWAFVNDKANGRMARIDLKYFETDAIVDIPNQQGTHGACCLLPDTKYVFGVGEFRVPMQNDGRDLDDPEAYSSTIAAIDPESMNVEWEVAVDGNMDNGDGGKEGRWFFTTGYNSEHGTTEAEMTKSDRDWVKAFDVPAIEEAVEAGDYEEINGVPVVDGTRESPLNQGDRPIVKYVPTPKSPHGVSVTPDGKYAIASGKLDPTCAVIDIEQLPEVDDPADAIVGRPRVGMGPLHTAYDGRGHAYTTLFIDSQVAKWDIEAAVDAEEGSEDPIVEKIDVHYNPGHLIASESYTADPAGDYLISLNKLSKDRFLNVGPLKPENDQLIYIGDDEGGMELIKDKPSFPEPHDASIVAADKIEPADVYDPEDYDAEYVDEDSAEVERIDDSTVHVKTYVKRNEYAFPEIRVQEGDEVTITATNVETTSDIVHGMAIPEYDIDLALVPQDTREVTFTADQPGVYWAYCSYFCSALHLEMRSRLIVEPSD, from the coding sequence ATGACCGCAAACACCGACGATTCGATCGCGGAGCACGAACAGGAACTCGACGCGCTCCGCGGGGAGCGTGACGGGGACGAAGCCGGCGAGGGAACCTCGCTCGAACTGCCGCGGCTGTCCGTCGACCGGCGGGACTTCATGAAGGCTGCGGGGGCGCTCGGCGCCGTGAGCGCCTCGGCCGGCTGTCTGGGCGTCCTCGACGGCGGCGACGGTGGGGCGGGCGGCCAGGGGACCGGGACGGGCGGGAAGGGCGAGCACCACGTCGGCCCAGGCGAACTCGACCAGTACTACGGGATTCTCAGCGGCGGTCACTCCGGCGAAATCCGCATCCTGGGCATCCCCTCGATGCGCGAGCTCATGCGCGTCCCGGTGTTCAACGAGGAGAGCGCGACGGGCTACGGGCACGACAACCGGACCAGCGAGATGCTGGCGAACGAGGGCGGCGACTACCGCTGGGGTGACACGCACCACCCGCGCGTCTCCCAGACGGACAACGACTACGACGGCCGCTGGGCGTTCGTCAACGACAAGGCAAACGGCCGGATGGCCCGCATCGACCTGAAGTACTTCGAGACGGACGCCATCGTCGACATCCCGAACCAGCAGGGCACCCACGGCGCCTGCTGTCTCCTCCCGGACACCAAGTACGTCTTCGGCGTCGGCGAGTTCCGCGTCCCGATGCAGAACGACGGTCGCGACCTGGACGACCCCGAGGCGTACTCCTCGACCATCGCCGCCATCGACCCCGAGTCGATGAACGTCGAGTGGGAGGTAGCCGTCGACGGGAACATGGACAACGGCGACGGGGGCAAGGAGGGCCGCTGGTTCTTCACGACCGGGTACAACAGCGAACACGGGACGACCGAGGCGGAGATGACCAAGTCGGACCGCGACTGGGTGAAGGCCTTCGACGTGCCCGCCATCGAAGAAGCCGTCGAGGCCGGCGACTACGAGGAGATCAACGGCGTCCCCGTCGTCGACGGCACGCGAGAGAGCCCGCTCAACCAGGGCGACCGGCCGATCGTGAAGTACGTCCCGACGCCGAAGAGCCCCCACGGAGTCAGCGTCACTCCCGACGGGAAGTACGCCATCGCCAGCGGGAAACTCGACCCCACCTGCGCGGTCATCGACATCGAGCAGCTACCGGAGGTCGACGACCCAGCCGACGCCATCGTCGGCCGGCCGCGGGTCGGGATGGGGCCGCTGCACACGGCCTACGACGGTCGCGGGCACGCCTACACGACCCTGTTCATCGACTCGCAGGTCGCCAAGTGGGACATCGAGGCAGCGGTCGACGCCGAGGAAGGCAGCGAGGACCCTATCGTCGAGAAGATCGACGTCCACTACAACCCCGGCCACCTCATCGCCTCCGAATCGTACACCGCGGACCCGGCGGGCGACTACCTCATCTCGCTGAACAAGCTCTCGAAGGACCGATTCCTCAACGTTGGGCCGCTCAAGCCCGAGAACGACCAGCTGATCTACATCGGCGACGACGAGGGCGGGATGGAACTCATCAAGGACAAGCCGTCGTTCCCGGAGCCCCACGACGCCTCCATCGTCGCCGCGGACAAGATCGAACCCGCGGACGTGTACGACCCCGAGGACTACGACGCCGAGTACGTCGACGAGGACAGCGCCGAGGTCGAGCGGATCGACGACTCGACGGTCCACGTGAAGACCTACGTCAAGCGCAACGAGTACGCCTTCCCCGAGATCCGCGTCCAGGAGGGCGACGAGGTCACCATCACGGCGACGAACGTCGAGACGACCAGCGACATCGTCCACGGGATGGCGATCCCCGAGTACGACATCGACCTGGCGCTGGTGCCACAGGACACCCGCGAGGTGACCTTCACCGCCGACCAGCCCGGCGTCTACTGGGCCTACTGTTCGTACTTCTGCAGCGCGCTCCACCTGGAGATGCGCTCGCGGCTGATCGTGGAACCGAGCGACTGA
- the nosD gene encoding nitrous oxide reductase family maturation protein NosD yields MRLGRLYVALTAFVLVVAAAGAAAAPQQTSGTDTDAVTVDADVPDPDAFEAPDDDGVATVDGTEYGSVQAAVDVADPGDTVRLSGRFDENVTVRTANVTVTAAGPGTAGNGAAESGDPVAMIDGGGEGDVLAIEAPNVTVERIWINNSGWEADTEDAGVFVNGTDATLDSVRLTEVTFGVWVDGVDGVTIENSTIVGREEVRSHAERGNGINLWETEDVVVRGNDITRVRDGIYFSWAEGVEATDNRMWDLRFGVHYMYSDDNLLADNLAFDNDVGYALMVSENLRIVDNRAVDNDGGSGHGILVKDVEDTTIRGNVLAGNEHGLFASNGQDNRIESNLVMENTVGVHSTAGSTDQTVVNNSFVHNDLQAFSTNDAVVAWNGTHEGNYWSDARTADRSGDGVSELRHRPAGTVEQVLHDHPQAGVFAESPAFSAVRMAENSFPVLESPGIVDHHPLVESPHDWEHYYADHTDNAHRND; encoded by the coding sequence GTGCGACTGGGTCGGCTGTACGTCGCGCTGACCGCGTTCGTGCTCGTCGTGGCGGCCGCCGGTGCGGCCGCCGCCCCGCAGCAGACGTCCGGCACCGACACCGACGCGGTCACCGTCGACGCCGACGTGCCGGACCCGGACGCCTTCGAGGCGCCCGATGACGACGGCGTCGCGACCGTCGACGGGACCGAGTACGGCTCCGTCCAGGCGGCCGTCGACGTGGCCGACCCCGGTGACACCGTCCGGCTGTCGGGCCGCTTCGACGAGAACGTGACCGTCCGGACGGCGAACGTTACCGTCACGGCGGCCGGGCCCGGGACCGCCGGGAACGGGGCCGCCGAGAGCGGCGACCCGGTCGCGATGATCGACGGCGGCGGCGAGGGCGACGTGCTCGCCATCGAGGCGCCGAACGTCACCGTCGAACGGATCTGGATCAACAACTCCGGCTGGGAGGCCGACACCGAGGACGCGGGCGTCTTCGTCAACGGCACCGACGCGACGCTCGACTCGGTGCGACTCACCGAGGTCACCTTCGGCGTGTGGGTCGACGGCGTCGACGGCGTCACTATCGAGAACAGCACCATCGTCGGTCGCGAGGAGGTCCGGTCTCACGCCGAGCGCGGCAACGGGATCAACCTCTGGGAGACCGAGGACGTCGTCGTCCGCGGCAACGACATCACCCGGGTCCGGGACGGCATCTACTTCTCCTGGGCCGAGGGGGTCGAGGCGACGGACAACCGCATGTGGGACCTGCGCTTCGGCGTCCACTACATGTACTCGGACGACAACCTGCTTGCCGACAACCTCGCGTTCGACAACGACGTGGGCTACGCGCTGATGGTCAGCGAGAACCTGCGGATCGTCGACAACAGGGCCGTCGACAACGACGGCGGCAGCGGCCACGGCATCCTCGTCAAGGACGTCGAGGACACCACCATCCGCGGGAACGTGCTGGCCGGCAACGAGCACGGCCTGTTCGCCTCCAACGGCCAGGACAACCGGATCGAGTCCAACCTGGTGATGGAGAACACCGTGGGCGTCCACTCCACGGCCGGGTCGACCGACCAGACCGTCGTCAACAACAGCTTCGTCCACAACGACCTGCAGGCGTTCTCGACCAACGACGCCGTCGTCGCGTGGAACGGAACCCACGAGGGCAACTACTGGTCGGACGCCCGGACCGCCGACCGGTCCGGCGACGGCGTCAGCGAGCTACGCCACCGGCCCGCCGGCACCGTCGAACAGGTGCTCCACGACCACCCGCAGGCGGGCGTCTTCGCGGAGAGCCCGGCGTTCTCCGCGGTCCGCATGGCCGAGAACTCGTTCCCGGTACTGGAGTCGCCGGGCATCGTCGACCACCACCCGCTCGTCGAGTCGCCCCACGACTGGGAGCACTACTACGCCGACCACACAGACAATGCACATCGAAACGACTGA
- a CDS encoding ABC transporter ATP-binding protein, producing the protein MHIETTDVTRTYGAVTALDGLTLSIPSGSTFGLLGTNGAGKTTLFRLLIGHETPDSGTVRIGDTTVSAAGPEIRERVGYLPERAGFPAELTAREVLAVTARVRGLSDVDERVASVLSTVGLDGDADRPVEGFSNGMGRRLGLATALLPDPDVLLLDEPTAGLDPLGVVAFHRIVEDVSERTDATVLVCSHALAEVERLCDRVAILNDGQLLAAGELSELTAGTSGLEETFEAVVTGDGQSGDGQAVAAGGPAGSGTERPSDASDLQRPPDATPADREEGTP; encoded by the coding sequence ATGCACATCGAAACGACTGACGTGACCAGGACGTACGGCGCCGTGACCGCGCTCGACGGGCTGACGCTGTCGATCCCGTCTGGGTCGACGTTCGGCCTGCTCGGGACGAACGGGGCCGGCAAGACGACGCTGTTCAGGCTGCTGATCGGCCACGAGACGCCCGACAGCGGGACGGTCCGCATCGGCGACACGACCGTCTCCGCCGCGGGGCCCGAGATCCGCGAGCGCGTGGGCTACCTGCCCGAACGCGCCGGGTTCCCGGCCGAACTGACGGCCCGGGAGGTCCTGGCGGTGACCGCACGCGTGCGCGGCCTCTCGGACGTGGACGAGCGCGTCGCGTCGGTCCTCTCGACCGTCGGGCTCGACGGCGACGCGGACCGACCCGTCGAGGGGTTCTCGAACGGAATGGGCCGCCGGCTGGGACTGGCGACGGCGCTGTTGCCCGACCCGGACGTGTTGCTGCTGGACGAGCCGACCGCCGGCCTCGACCCGCTCGGCGTCGTCGCGTTCCACCGCATCGTCGAGGACGTGAGCGAGCGGACCGACGCGACCGTACTGGTCTGTTCGCACGCCCTCGCGGAGGTCGAACGACTCTGTGACCGCGTGGCGATACTGAACGACGGCCAGTTGCTCGCGGCGGGCGAGCTATCGGAACTGACCGCCGGGACGAGCGGCCTCGAGGAGACGTTCGAGGCCGTCGTCACCGGTGACGGGCAGTCCGGCGACGGACAGGCGGTGGCGGCCGGCGGTCCGGCCGGCAGCGGCACCGAGAGACCGTCGGACGCCAGCGACCTCCAGCGACCGCCAGACGCCACTCCCGCGGACCGGGAGGAGGGCACGCCATGA
- a CDS encoding ABC transporter permease translates to MTEPQSDPQTDGGATVTAATATNSESESATASGLRTRAALATRQVGSLAATEIRLGLRRRWAVILVGLFAAFGMLVLTFAGSAPGPAGFERTAASLAMLAVYVVPLTALAYGYDAVVGPAESGWMEVLSALPVTRTRILAGTALGRGVVLVGGVALGFLIPGGILVSEYGPSTVPALATLLLAAAALGLAFLAVAVALSTLVREKTHALGAALLAWVWFVLVHDLLALGVVAAFDLSAGAVTALVLANPTSVYRVLVLGELGAGGTGGFASVLSAAGLSTGLLAVTLAAWVAVPLVAAAVLVRWRGTIAAT, encoded by the coding sequence ATGACCGAACCACAGAGCGACCCACAAACCGACGGTGGCGCGACGGTGACGGCCGCGACCGCGACCAACTCCGAGAGCGAGTCGGCGACGGCCAGCGGGCTCCGGACGCGGGCCGCCCTGGCCACCCGGCAGGTCGGCTCGCTCGCGGCCACGGAGATACGGCTCGGCCTCCGCCGGCGCTGGGCCGTCATCCTTGTCGGCCTGTTCGCCGCGTTCGGGATGCTGGTGTTGACGTTCGCCGGGTCGGCGCCGGGGCCCGCGGGCTTCGAGCGGACCGCGGCGAGTCTCGCGATGCTGGCGGTGTACGTCGTCCCGCTCACGGCGCTGGCCTACGGGTACGACGCCGTCGTCGGGCCGGCCGAGAGCGGCTGGATGGAGGTGCTCTCGGCGCTGCCGGTGACCCGGACCCGGATCCTCGCCGGGACGGCGCTCGGTCGCGGGGTCGTCCTCGTCGGCGGCGTCGCCCTCGGCTTCCTGATCCCGGGGGGCATCCTCGTCTCCGAGTACGGCCCGTCGACCGTGCCCGCGCTCGCGACGCTGTTGCTGGCGGCGGCCGCGCTCGGGCTGGCGTTTCTCGCCGTCGCCGTTGCGCTGTCGACGCTGGTCCGGGAGAAGACCCACGCGCTCGGCGCCGCGCTGCTGGCGTGGGTCTGGTTCGTCCTCGTCCACGACCTGCTCGCGCTCGGCGTCGTGGCCGCGTTCGACCTCTCGGCGGGCGCGGTGACGGCGCTGGTCCTGGCGAACCCCACGTCGGTGTACCGGGTGCTGGTGCTGGGTGAACTCGGCGCCGGCGGGACCGGCGGCTTCGCCAGTGTGCTCTCGGCTGCCGGGCTCTCGACGGGCCTGCTCGCAGTCACGCTGGCCGCGTGGGTCGCCGTCCCCCTCGTCGCTGCGGCCGTCCTCGTCCGCTGGCGCGGGACCATCGCGGCGACCTGA
- a CDS encoding halocyanin domain-containing protein, whose translation MSEKTFERRTFMYATGIAGATLLAGCSGGGDGGDGGGGSDGSDGSDGGDSSDGGDGGERSYLDEEPDYDGWLDGANNYEQTVDWTGQDEVTVLVGYDGLSFDPAAIAISSGTTVTWEWTGEGGSHDVVSQDDGPLDAETASEEGHTYSHTFEESGTFIYSCTPHEAAGMKGAVHVE comes from the coding sequence ATGTCAGAGAAAACCTTCGAGCGACGGACGTTCATGTACGCGACGGGTATCGCCGGGGCCACGCTCCTGGCCGGCTGTTCGGGCGGCGGCGACGGCGGTGACGGTGGGGGCGGCTCCGACGGCAGCGATGGTAGCGACGGTGGCGACAGCTCCGACGGCGGCGACGGCGGCGAGCGGTCGTACCTCGACGAGGAACCGGACTACGACGGCTGGCTCGACGGCGCGAACAACTACGAACAGACCGTCGACTGGACCGGCCAGGACGAGGTGACGGTGCTCGTCGGCTACGACGGGCTCTCGTTCGACCCCGCGGCGATCGCCATCTCCAGCGGGACCACCGTCACCTGGGAGTGGACCGGCGAGGGCGGCAGCCACGACGTCGTCTCGCAGGACGACGGGCCCCTCGACGCGGAGACCGCCTCCGAGGAGGGGCACACCTACAGCCACACCTTCGAGGAGTCGGGGACGTTCATCTACTCCTGTACGCCCCACGAGGCCGCCGGCATGAAAGGCGCCGTCCACGTCGAGTAA
- a CDS encoding TIGR04347 family pseudo-SAM/SPASM protein, with the protein MISVSKLLCDLDAEGDGLRYDAADESGKPQITEEKQRRPVVVWNLTKQCNLYCTHCYASADTETAPGELSTREGKALLDDLADYGAPVVLFSGGEPLVRDDLEELIAYAADQGLRPVLSTNGTLITEERAEALRDAGLQYAGVSVDGLPERNDAFRGKEGAFDAAVRGIEHCLDAGLKTGLRYTITDHNAADLEGVVDLLTDVGLDRFCFYHLDYGGRGTEILDADLTPTERREAVERVCEMTRSYHDRGEEIETLLVGNYADAGFLVEYAREHLGEARAERIHDYLRINGGDPAGERVANVDYQGNVHPTQFWQGYSLGNVRDRPFGAIWEDDSNPVLRALRNRDDQLTGKCADCRYRSICRGGSRLRALTVHDDFFAPDPQCYLTDGEVSAVGPDVGLPDA; encoded by the coding sequence ATGATCTCCGTCAGCAAACTGCTCTGTGACCTGGACGCCGAGGGCGACGGCCTGCGCTACGACGCGGCCGACGAGTCCGGCAAGCCACAGATAACCGAGGAGAAGCAGCGTCGCCCGGTCGTCGTCTGGAACCTCACGAAGCAGTGCAACCTCTACTGCACCCACTGCTACGCCTCGGCGGACACCGAGACGGCGCCGGGCGAACTCTCGACCCGGGAAGGGAAGGCGCTGCTCGACGACCTGGCCGACTACGGCGCGCCGGTCGTCCTCTTCTCCGGCGGCGAGCCCTTGGTCCGCGACGACCTGGAGGAGCTGATCGCCTACGCCGCCGACCAGGGGTTGCGCCCGGTGCTCTCCACGAACGGCACGCTCATCACCGAAGAGCGCGCCGAAGCGTTGCGAGACGCCGGCCTCCAGTACGCCGGCGTCTCCGTCGACGGCCTCCCCGAGCGCAACGACGCGTTCCGCGGGAAGGAGGGCGCCTTCGACGCCGCCGTCCGCGGCATCGAGCACTGCCTCGACGCGGGGCTGAAGACCGGCCTTCGCTACACCATCACCGACCACAACGCCGCGGACCTGGAAGGCGTGGTCGACCTCCTCACCGACGTCGGCCTCGACCGGTTCTGTTTCTACCACCTCGACTACGGCGGACGCGGGACCGAAATTCTCGACGCGGACCTCACGCCGACCGAGCGCCGGGAAGCGGTCGAGAGAGTCTGCGAGATGACTCGATCTTACCACGACCGCGGCGAGGAGATCGAGACGCTGCTGGTGGGCAACTACGCCGACGCGGGCTTCCTGGTCGAGTACGCGCGCGAGCACCTCGGCGAAGCCCGCGCCGAGCGCATCCACGACTACCTCCGGATCAACGGGGGCGACCCCGCCGGCGAGCGCGTCGCCAACGTCGACTACCAGGGCAACGTCCACCCGACGCAGTTCTGGCAGGGCTACTCGCTGGGCAACGTCCGCGACCGGCCCTTCGGCGCCATCTGGGAGGACGACTCGAATCCCGTGCTGCGAGCCCTTCGGAACCGTGACGACCAGCTGACCGGCAAGTGCGCGGACTGCCGGTACAGGAGCATCTGCCGTGGCGGATCCCGCCTCCGGGCGCTCACCGTCCACGATGACTTCTTCGCGCCCGACCCGCAGTGCTACCTGACAGACGGAGAAGTGAGCGCCGTCGGGCCGGACGTCGGACTCCCCGACGCCTGA
- a CDS encoding Htur_1727 family rSAM-partnered candidate RiPP, translating to MPTEPPVPDRESGRLDHEVTAPRASNGREWDLFVSEDATDPPRHAGSVTAPSREVAVEQADRLVGRDAETLWVCPADEVTRRTTANARLANR from the coding sequence ATGCCCACCGAACCACCAGTCCCGGACCGCGAGTCCGGCCGGCTGGACCACGAGGTGACCGCACCGCGAGCGAGCAACGGCCGCGAGTGGGACCTGTTCGTCAGCGAGGACGCGACCGACCCGCCGCGTCACGCCGGCAGCGTCACGGCGCCCTCGCGGGAGGTCGCCGTCGAGCAGGCCGACCGGCTGGTGGGCAGGGACGCCGAGACGCTGTGGGTCTGTCCGGCCGACGAGGTGACCCGGCGGACGACCGCGAACGCGAGGCTCGCGAACCGATGA
- a CDS encoding TIGR04053 family radical SAM/SPASM domain-containing protein gives MRPPADTAERPLVLIWEVTQACELTCEHCRADAQPARHPDELTTAEGKQLLDDVSEFGEGQLVVLSGGDPMKRPDLVELVDYGTDRGLSMTLTPSGTDELTADAIDDLADAGLRRMAVSLDGATADSHDAFRGESGSFEQTLRAARDAADAGLPLQINSTVCAQTIEELPAVADLVEEMGAVLWSVFFLVPVGRGAVLDPISPERAERVMEWLQDVSDERPFGVKTTEAPHYRRVGIQQRREAGEGEGNGGADPGTKRRAGIVAGDGFAFVSHTGEVFPSGFLPKPAGNVRQDDVVDVYRNSDLFTSLRNRNQLKGKCGACEFRHVCGGSRSRAFATTGDPLASDPLCEYVPEGYDGPLPGDEQVDGVV, from the coding sequence ATGCGACCGCCCGCGGACACGGCCGAGCGACCGCTGGTACTGATCTGGGAGGTTACCCAGGCCTGCGAACTCACCTGCGAGCACTGCCGCGCCGACGCCCAGCCGGCCCGCCACCCCGACGAACTCACCACCGCGGAAGGGAAGCAGTTGCTCGACGACGTGAGCGAGTTCGGCGAGGGACAACTGGTCGTCCTCTCCGGCGGCGACCCGATGAAACGCCCCGACCTCGTGGAACTCGTCGACTACGGCACCGACCGCGGGCTCTCGATGACGCTCACCCCCAGCGGGACGGACGAACTCACCGCCGACGCCATCGACGACCTGGCCGACGCCGGCCTCCGGCGGATGGCGGTCAGTCTCGACGGCGCGACGGCCGATTCGCACGACGCCTTCCGCGGCGAATCCGGAAGCTTCGAACAGACGCTCCGGGCGGCCCGGGACGCCGCCGACGCGGGGCTGCCACTGCAGATCAACAGTACCGTCTGCGCCCAGACCATCGAGGAACTCCCCGCCGTCGCCGACCTGGTCGAGGAGATGGGCGCCGTCCTCTGGAGCGTCTTCTTCCTCGTCCCCGTCGGCCGCGGCGCGGTACTGGACCCCATCTCCCCCGAGCGTGCGGAGCGAGTGATGGAGTGGCTCCAGGACGTCAGCGACGAGCGACCCTTCGGCGTCAAGACGACCGAGGCGCCCCACTACCGGCGCGTCGGCATCCAGCAGCGACGAGAAGCCGGCGAGGGCGAGGGGAACGGCGGCGCTGACCCCGGTACCAAACGCCGCGCCGGCATCGTCGCCGGCGACGGCTTCGCCTTCGTGAGCCACACGGGCGAGGTGTTCCCCTCGGGGTTCCTGCCCAAGCCCGCGGGCAACGTCCGCCAGGACGACGTGGTGGACGTGTATCGGAACTCCGACCTCTTCACGTCACTCCGGAACAGGAACCAGCTGAAGGGGAAGTGCGGCGCGTGTGAGTTCAGGCACGTCTGCGGCGGGAGCCGGTCGCGGGCGTTTGCTACTACTGGAGATCCACTGGCGAGCGACCCGCTGTGTGAGTACGTTCCGGAGGGCTACGACGGCCCGCTGCCCGGCGACGAGCAGGTCGACGGTGTGGTGTGA
- a CDS encoding DUF7344 domain-containing protein: MTDDSVAFDAVLDLCRDGHRRIVLGVLADQDRPLTMQDLAKAIVRHNHHTPFPAVSGETVTEVQHALHHRHVPKLVASNVVDYDAARRTVAPTGFDRLQPALSAILDADPDLSPPLEL, translated from the coding sequence ATGACCGACGACTCCGTCGCGTTCGACGCCGTCCTCGACCTGTGTCGGGACGGCCATCGTCGCATCGTGCTCGGCGTCCTCGCCGACCAGGACCGGCCGCTGACGATGCAGGACCTCGCGAAGGCTATCGTCAGGCACAATCACCACACCCCGTTCCCGGCGGTCTCCGGGGAGACGGTGACTGAGGTACAGCACGCGCTGCACCACCGTCACGTCCCGAAACTGGTGGCAAGCAACGTCGTCGACTACGACGCCGCTCGCCGGACCGTGGCGCCGACGGGGTTCGACCGCCTCCAGCCCGCCCTCTCGGCGATCCTCGACGCCGACCCGGATCTGTCGCCTCCGCTCGAGCTGTGA
- a CDS encoding helix-turn-helix domain-containing protein, producing MSLFAELELPPEAFALADTLAALPDAAIEVERVVAAEDILTPYFWVANVSAEAFEAAAGDDPSIRDVRRLDTFEEATLYRAEWTETIESAVAAFTRVGAVILDAVGQHDRWEVQLRFDDRDQLVEFQTYCADNDVDFRIKRLYEVASAHTGRQYGLTEKQHEALVAAWEAGFFESPAEATLSEIAADLDISQQALSQRMRKGYDGLIASTLVTEHPGDE from the coding sequence GTGAGTCTCTTCGCCGAACTCGAACTGCCGCCCGAGGCGTTCGCCCTGGCGGACACGCTCGCGGCGCTCCCCGACGCGGCGATCGAGGTCGAACGCGTCGTCGCCGCGGAGGACATCCTGACGCCCTACTTCTGGGTCGCGAACGTCTCCGCCGAGGCGTTCGAGGCAGCCGCGGGGGACGACCCCTCCATCCGGGACGTCCGTCGCCTCGACACCTTCGAGGAGGCGACGCTGTACCGGGCCGAGTGGACCGAGACCATCGAGTCGGCCGTCGCCGCGTTCACGCGGGTCGGCGCGGTGATCCTCGACGCTGTCGGGCAACACGACCGCTGGGAGGTCCAGCTCCGCTTCGACGACCGGGACCAGCTCGTCGAGTTCCAGACCTACTGCGCGGACAACGACGTCGACTTCCGGATCAAGCGCCTCTACGAGGTCGCGAGCGCCCACACGGGCAGGCAGTACGGCCTCACCGAGAAGCAACACGAGGCGCTCGTCGCGGCCTGGGAGGCAGGGTTCTTCGAATCCCCCGCCGAGGCCACGCTGTCGGAGATAGCGGCCGACCTCGACATCTCCCAGCAGGCCCTCTCCCAGCGGATGCGGAAGGGGTACGACGGGCTCATCGCCAGCACGCTCGTCACCGAGCACCCCGGCGACGAGTGA
- a CDS encoding multicopper oxidase domain-containing protein, which yields MTKHIGAPGRGISRRDFVKATGSTGLLASVAGCVSTPGTQHSVDAGAGDPTPQQSASDLPTTSPPEVVNVDEQGGSVTLTSTPARHLAHPGQSMGGPVELPKVWAFSADDGEPSVPGPILRTTEGEDMEVTFDNTDGAQPHTVHFHGVRKTWENDGVPTTTGIRIDPGEKHTYEIPANVPGTHLYHCHYQTHRHIDMGMYGIFRVDPKGYEEADKEYFLTMKEWDSRLNRQMAGEDVTYDVRNRRPDTFTINGKCAPRTLHPEDGSPIIVEHGDTVRLHLCNNGYMNHPMHTHNHRFQVVARDGGTVPEAARNYQDITDVAPAQRHTIEFEADADPGIYLMHCHKVSHAMNGTSYPGGMVNGIVYKEAMDTDVFRSLMEYAGYEG from the coding sequence ATGACGAAGCACATCGGCGCACCCGGACGCGGTATCTCGCGACGCGACTTCGTGAAGGCGACCGGTAGCACTGGCTTACTGGCGAGCGTGGCGGGCTGTGTCTCCACGCCGGGAACACAGCATAGCGTGGACGCCGGCGCGGGCGACCCAACGCCCCAGCAGTCGGCGTCGGACCTCCCCACGACGTCGCCCCCGGAGGTCGTCAACGTCGACGAGCAGGGCGGGTCGGTCACGCTCACCTCGACGCCCGCGCGTCACCTGGCCCACCCCGGCCAGTCGATGGGTGGCCCCGTCGAACTCCCGAAGGTGTGGGCGTTCTCGGCCGACGACGGCGAACCGAGCGTCCCCGGCCCCATCCTCCGGACCACCGAGGGCGAGGACATGGAGGTCACCTTCGACAACACCGACGGCGCCCAGCCCCACACCGTCCACTTCCACGGCGTCCGCAAGACCTGGGAGAACGACGGTGTGCCGACGACCACGGGCATCCGCATCGACCCCGGCGAGAAACACACCTACGAGATCCCCGCCAACGTCCCCGGAACCCACCTCTACCACTGCCACTACCAGACCCACCGCCACATCGACATGGGGATGTACGGCATCTTCCGGGTCGACCCGAAGGGGTACGAGGAGGCCGACAAGGAGTACTTCCTCACGATGAAGGAGTGGGACTCCCGGCTCAACCGCCAGATGGCCGGCGAGGACGTCACCTACGACGTGCGGAACCGCCGCCCGGACACGTTCACCATCAACGGGAAGTGCGCACCCCGCACCCTCCACCCCGAAGACGGTTCGCCCATCATCGTCGAACACGGCGACACAGTCCGCCTCCACCTCTGCAACAACGGGTACATGAACCACCCGATGCACACCCACAACCACCGCTTCCAGGTGGTCGCCCGGGACGGCGGCACCGTCCCCGAGGCGGCCCGCAACTACCAGGACATCACCGACGTCGCGCCCGCCCAGCGCCACACCATCGAGTTCGAGGCGGACGCCGACCCCGGCATCTACCTCATGCACTGCCACAAGGTCAGCCACGCCATGAACGGTACCAGCTACCCCGGCGGCATGGTCAACGGCATCGTCTACAAGGAAGCGATGGACACCGACGTCTTCCGTAGCCTGATGGAGTACGCCGGCTACGAGGGCTGA